From a single Chiloscyllium punctatum isolate Juve2018m chromosome 29, sChiPun1.3, whole genome shotgun sequence genomic region:
- the snrpd2 gene encoding small nuclear ribonucleoprotein Sm D2 — protein MSLLNKPKSEMTPEELQKREEEEFNTGPLSVLTQSVKNNTQVLINCRNNKKLLGRVKAFDRHCNMVLENVKEMWTEVPKSGKGKKKSKPVNKDRYISKMFLRGDSVIVVLRNPLITGK, from the exons GAGTCTGCTAAACAAGCCGAAGAGTGAGATGACTCCTGAGGAGCTCcagaagagagaggaggaagagttTAACACAGGACCTCTCTCTGTTCTGACACAGTCCGTGAAAAACAACACGCAGGTCCTTATCAACTGTCGCAACAACAAGAAGCTGCTTGGCAGAGTCAAAGCCTTTGACAG ACATTGCAACATGGTGCTAGAAAACGTCAAAGAGATGTGGACCGAGGTACCCAAGAGTGGGAAAGGCAAGAAGAAGTCCAAACCAGTTAACAAGGACCGATACATCTCCAAGATGTTCCTCCGAGGGGATTCGGTGATTGTTGTTCTTAGAAATCCATTGATTACTGGCAAATGA